The following proteins come from a genomic window of Achromobacter sp. AONIH1:
- the siaC gene encoding biofilm regulation phosphoprotein SiaC: MKDLNIPGTQSTPAITADPARGLLTMRGDSYPENSFELFGPVIEWVESYLLGASAPLNLELELLYLNTSSIKSMMDIFDVLESAHGKGRQVGVTWFYDMRNERVGELAEEFKEDCTFPFSVIGRQ, translated from the coding sequence ATGAAAGACCTGAACATTCCCGGGACCCAGTCCACGCCCGCCATCACCGCGGATCCGGCGCGGGGCCTGCTGACCATGCGCGGCGATTCCTATCCTGAAAACTCGTTCGAGCTGTTCGGCCCGGTGATCGAGTGGGTGGAATCCTATCTGCTGGGAGCTAGCGCGCCGCTCAACCTGGAACTGGAACTGCTGTACCTGAACACAAGCAGCATCAAGTCCATGATGGATATCTTCGACGTGCTGGAATCCGCCCACGGCAAGGGCCGCCAGGTTGGCGTCACCTGGTTCTACGACATGCGCAACGAGCGCGTCGGCGAACTGGCCGAGGAATTCAAGGAAGACTGCACCTTTCCCTTCTCGGTTATCGGCCGCCAATGA
- the siaD gene encoding biofilm regulation diguanylate cyclase SiaD yields MKAGNADLDQRIAELLADPAHVGHPLREALEALWRHTADQMARIERVTQLSDAYQTMAHEREIGLCDRFDRQLRRLTRIARISDHYQSMMRDLNAALEETSSRDPLTGLLNRRALMETIKQEVQRVARGGQPFVVGMLDVDHFKAVNDRYGHEAGDRALVELARVLRHGLREYDLCGRWGGEEFLVLLPNTGPEAAQAVMDRLVGEVRAMVIDVGGEALRLTVSIGMSCHQLGETFSETLSRADQALYLAKQDGRDRVALGYTPGAE; encoded by the coding sequence ATGAAAGCAGGCAACGCCGACCTGGACCAGCGCATCGCCGAATTGTTGGCGGATCCCGCCCATGTCGGGCATCCGCTGCGCGAGGCATTGGAGGCGCTGTGGCGCCATACCGCCGACCAGATGGCGCGGATCGAGCGCGTGACCCAGTTGTCGGATGCCTACCAGACCATGGCGCATGAGCGCGAGATCGGCCTGTGCGACCGCTTCGACCGGCAATTGCGCCGGCTGACCCGCATCGCCCGCATCTCCGATCACTACCAGAGCATGATGCGCGACCTGAACGCCGCGCTCGAGGAAACGTCCAGCCGCGACCCCCTGACCGGCCTGTTGAACCGCCGCGCCCTGATGGAGACGATCAAGCAGGAGGTGCAGCGCGTCGCGCGCGGCGGCCAGCCCTTCGTCGTGGGCATGCTGGACGTGGATCATTTCAAGGCGGTCAATGACCGCTACGGCCACGAGGCCGGCGACCGCGCCCTGGTCGAGCTGGCCAGGGTGCTGCGCCACGGCCTGCGCGAGTACGACCTGTGCGGCCGCTGGGGCGGCGAGGAGTTCCTGGTGCTGCTGCCCAATACCGGGCCGGAGGCGGCGCAGGCCGTCATGGACAGGCTGGTCGGCGAGGTCCGCGCCATGGTCATCGACGTGGGCGGCGAGGCGCTCAGGCTCACGGTCAGCATCGGCATGTCGTGCCATCAGCTGGGAGAGACCTTTTCAGAAACGCTCAGCCGCGCGGACCAGGCCCTGTACCTGGCCAAGCAGGACGGACGCGACCGCGTCGCCCTTGGATATACCCCCGGCGCTGAATGA